One stretch of Toxoplasma gondii ME49 chromosome XI, whole genome shotgun sequence DNA includes these proteins:
- the MED8 gene encoding mediator complex subunit MED8 (encoded by transcript TGME49_216920~Gene product name based on ToxoDB Community Expert Annotation.) has product MENSLTGILDVSEARCEQQDGVNDPADSIISSIGSSFADLNNMISEQLNQDFEIANLLPYGKFISDILGLAVGYYSFESSCRGGESYLVNTVPAPIHSLPPNPFTGNLRDKECLLECISAMNTEEDELRRKDLYARYCSEYRNCVSPKELFLCAARHNREIQQLLAMIDDEIEKPQEYRLKPTFKTRASRPSEVPEDANQLEQLLVALNKGHGLLTPRANI; this is encoded by the exons ATGGAAAACTCACTGACAGGCATTTTAGACGTGTCCGAAGCCAGATGCGAACAGCAA GATGGCGTAAACGACCCCGCGGACTCCATTATTTCCTCCATAGGGAGCAGCTTTGCCGACCTCAACAACATGATCAGCGAGCAACTGAACCAAGACTTCGAGATAGCCAACTTGCTACCCTA TGGAAAGTTCATCAGTGACATCCTCGGCCTCGCCGTCGGGTACTATTCCTTCGAGAGTTCCTGCAGAGGCGGTGAATCGTATTTGGTGAACACTGTCCCGGCGCCTATCCACTCGCTGCCTCCCAATCCGTTCACTGGCAACCTGAGAGACAAAGAATGCC TGCTAGAGTGCATCAGCGCGATGAACACCGAGGAGGACGAGCTCAGAAGAAAGGACCTCTATGCGCGGTACTGCAGTGAATACCGAAACTGCGTTTCGCCGAAAgagctctttctctgtgctgCGAGACACAACCGCGAGATTCAACAGTTGCTTGCCATGATTGACGACGAGATCG AGAAGCCGCAGGAGTACAGATTGAAGCCGACCTTCAAGACTCGTGCGTCTCGACCGTCAGAAGTTCCTGAGGATGCCAACCAACTGGAACAGCTATTAGTGGCATTGAACAAAGGACACG GCCTCCTGACACCGAGGGCCAACATCTAA